From Candidatus Aminicenantes bacterium, the proteins below share one genomic window:
- a CDS encoding PAS domain S-box protein, protein MPLSFSRGSEKQNNPAGKCGLGKMEKKYKRNGAAAGLRRRAEEKFRGDDAKASKKLTQEETQKMLYELRVHQIELEMQNEELRRMQTELETARARYFDLYDLAPVGYCTLSEQGLLLEVNLTAATLLGMPRGALSKQPLTQFISKEDQDIYYLHRKQLFETGETQTCELRIAKHDGTAFWALLQASVAPDDNGVRVCRIVLSDISERKQIEEIVKKNEENFQRLLEDSPLGVRIVTDKGETIYANRTILGLYGYGSMDEINRIPLKARYTPQSYEEFHARVKAREQGDFGPREYKIAIIRKNGEIRHLQAFRKEILWNGNKQFQVIYNDITERECAEEKLRNSLVEKEVLLKEVHHRVKNNLMIIIGLIKMEETKAHNEMLNPFLQELEGRIRSMAQVHESLYLSKYLTHIDLQNYIEMISAHIHAQFGSEHNVYFSVQADGVMVSLDKAISCGLILNELITNAFKHAFPVGTPVSGAGRYEINVIAVQGSDELILTVANNGVGLPADFEWEKSETLGLQLVKMLIKQIDGSIELDRSAGTAFRVKFPVA, encoded by the coding sequence ATGCCTCTGTCGTTCAGCCGCGGCAGCGAAAAACAAAACAACCCCGCGGGTAAATGCGGCCTGGGTAAAATGGAAAAAAAATATAAACGCAACGGCGCCGCGGCCGGCCTGCGCCGGCGGGCGGAAGAAAAATTCAGGGGCGATGATGCCAAAGCCTCGAAAAAACTGACACAGGAAGAAACGCAAAAAATGCTATACGAACTGCGGGTGCACCAGATCGAGCTGGAGATGCAAAACGAGGAGTTGCGCCGGATGCAGACGGAACTGGAAACCGCGCGAGCGCGTTATTTTGATCTCTATGACCTGGCTCCGGTCGGTTATTGCACACTCAGCGAACAGGGGCTACTGCTGGAGGTTAACCTTACCGCCGCTACCCTGCTAGGTATGCCCCGGGGCGCTCTCTCCAAACAGCCATTAACCCAGTTCATCAGCAAAGAGGATCAAGATATCTATTATCTACACCGCAAGCAGCTTTTTGAGACCGGAGAAACGCAGACGTGCGAGTTGCGAATAGCGAAGCACGACGGCACGGCATTCTGGGCGCTGCTGCAAGCGTCCGTCGCGCCAGACGACAACGGCGTACGGGTATGCCGCATCGTGCTGAGCGACATCAGCGAGCGCAAGCAAATAGAGGAAATTGTAAAGAAAAATGAAGAAAATTTCCAGCGCTTACTGGAGGACTCGCCTTTAGGGGTGCGCATCGTAACAGACAAAGGCGAGACCATTTATGCTAACCGGACGATTTTGGGTTTATATGGCTACGGTAGCATGGATGAAATAAACCGCATTCCCCTCAAGGCGCGCTATACACCACAGAGCTATGAGGAGTTTCACGCCAGAGTAAAAGCTCGGGAACAGGGCGATTTCGGGCCTAGGGAATATAAAATCGCTATCATCAGGAAAAATGGCGAAATTCGCCATCTTCAAGCTTTTCGCAAGGAGATCCTTTGGAACGGTAACAAGCAGTTTCAGGTCATCTACAATGACATCACTGAGCGCGAATGTGCCGAGGAAAAATTAAGAAATTCCCTGGTAGAGAAAGAGGTGCTTTTAAAAGAAGTGCATCACCGGGTTAAGAACAACCTGATGATCATCATTGGCCTGATCAAAATGGAGGAAACGAAAGCCCATAATGAAATGTTAAACCCTTTTCTGCAGGAACTGGAAGGGCGGATCCGTTCCATGGCCCAGGTTCATGAGAGTCTCTACTTATCCAAGTATCTGACTCATATCGATCTACAAAACTATATCGAGATGATAAGCGCCCATATCCATGCCCAGTTCGGATCAGAGCACAATGTCTACTTCTCGGTGCAGGCGGACGGAGTGATGGTGAGTCTAGATAAAGCCATATCCTGCGGACTGATCCTGAACGAATTGATCACCAACGCTTTCAAGCATGCCTTCCCCGTGGGCACTCCGGTTTCCGGAGCGGGTAGATACGAAATCAACGTTATCGCAGTCCAGGGTAGCGATGAACTGATCTTGACTGTGGCCAACAACGGGGTTGGGCTACCAGCGGATTTTGAGTGGGAGAAATCAGAAACCCTGGGACTGCAGTTGGTCAAAATGCTGATCAAGCAGATTGACGGTTCAATTGAATTGGACCGTTCCGCCGGCACTGCTTTTCGTGTAAAATTCCCAGTGGCCTAA
- a CDS encoding PAS domain S-box protein — MPNKKIAGIDEIKTGSQFLADLRKKAEENFRTTDAAKKLTPEETRKMLFELRVHQIELEMQNEELIRAQAELDAVRARYFDLYDLAPAGYCTISAMGLILEANLTAATLLGMSRGALAKQLLTRFIIREDQDIFYMHRKQLFATAAAQTFELRMVKKDDTTFWAQLTATAAQVAGGDPVCRIVITDCSAHKQAEAALQTAFQENRNLLSELQHRAKNSFALISGMISLALNPGVGAETQAVLRSLDGRVKSIAGLYPLLYAVGSSSEVRLDEYCARIVANMFGLADNIAIHTDMEPIAVALKAATPLGLMLTELLTNAIKYAFPDGRRGTITLALKKTAAGAVIEVKDDGVGLPAGFDLSGNAGVGLNLVRMLANQIAGSFSIEGGSGGTLCSVEFAATTPAGDASVVQPRQRKTKQPRG; from the coding sequence ATGCCAAATAAAAAGATCGCTGGTATTGACGAAATCAAAACCGGGTCCCAATTTCTTGCCGACCTGCGCAAAAAGGCGGAAGAAAATTTCAGGACCACGGACGCCGCGAAAAAACTGACGCCGGAAGAAACGCGGAAAATGCTGTTCGAACTGCGGGTGCACCAGATCGAACTGGAGATGCAGAACGAGGAACTGATTCGGGCGCAGGCGGAACTGGACGCCGTACGCGCGCGCTATTTCGACCTCTATGACCTGGCCCCGGCGGGCTATTGCACCATCAGTGCCATGGGCCTGATCCTGGAGGCCAACCTCACCGCCGCCACTCTGCTGGGCATGTCCCGGGGCGCTCTCGCCAAGCAGCTGTTGACCAGATTCATCATCAGGGAGGACCAGGACATTTTCTATATGCACCGCAAGCAGCTTTTTGCGACTGCTGCGGCGCAGACGTTTGAGTTACGCATGGTGAAAAAAGACGACACTACATTCTGGGCCCAGCTGACCGCCACCGCTGCGCAGGTCGCCGGCGGCGATCCCGTCTGCCGCATTGTGATCACCGACTGCAGCGCGCACAAGCAGGCCGAAGCGGCTTTGCAAACCGCGTTTCAGGAAAACCGCAACCTGCTCAGCGAGCTTCAGCACCGCGCCAAAAACAGTTTCGCCCTGATATCCGGCATGATCAGCCTGGCGTTGAACCCCGGCGTTGGCGCGGAGACGCAGGCCGTTCTCCGTAGCCTGGATGGCCGGGTCAAGTCCATAGCCGGGCTGTACCCCCTGCTCTATGCCGTTGGTTCAAGCAGCGAGGTGCGCCTGGACGAGTACTGTGCCCGCATCGTTGCCAACATGTTCGGGTTGGCCGACAACATTGCCATCCACACGGATATGGAGCCCATCGCCGTAGCGCTGAAAGCTGCCACTCCGCTCGGGCTTATGCTCACGGAACTGCTGACCAACGCTATAAAATACGCCTTTCCCGACGGCCGGCGCGGGACCATTACCCTGGCGCTCAAAAAAACCGCCGCTGGCGCCGTAATTGAGGTCAAAGACGACGGCGTGGGCTTGCCGGCGGGTTTTGACCTTTCCGGGAACGCGGGGGTGGGGCTAAACCTGGTACGGATGCTTGCCAACCAGATCGCCGGCAGTTTCAGCATAGAAGGTGGGTCCGGAGGCACCCTTTGTAGCGTGGAATTCGCTGCGACCACGCCGGCCGGAGATGCCTCTGTCGTTCAGCCGCGGCAGCGAAAAACAAAACAACCCCGCGGGTAA